One stretch of Candidatus Nitrosotenuis cloacae DNA includes these proteins:
- a CDS encoding GNAT family N-acetyltransferase, whose protein sequence is MFEGKYVKLRALEQEDLKLLKDWRNRKHVRKTTREYRLLNMIHQKKWFELIHTENPPKHIMFGIMKKNRKLDGVTGLTYIDWKNKHAEISIYMSNRNWQKTKEAKDTINLMLEYGFEELNLHRLWVEIFQISTENIALFEQMNFKKEGVLRDKAWRSGKWWSSIIYSKLSNEYKNESN, encoded by the coding sequence ATGTTTGAAGGAAAATATGTCAAGTTAAGAGCATTAGAACAAGAAGATTTGAAATTATTGAAAGATTGGAGGAACCGCAAACATGTGAGAAAAACTACTCGGGAATATAGATTGCTTAACATGATACATCAGAAGAAATGGTTTGAATTAATTCACACTGAAAATCCGCCCAAACATATCATGTTCGGAATTATGAAAAAAAATAGAAAACTAGATGGTGTTACGGGACTTACATATATTGATTGGAAAAATAAACATGCTGAAATTTCTATCTATATGTCAAATAGAAATTGGCAAAAAACAAAGGAAGCAAAAGACACAATTAATCTAATGCTTGAATATGGCTTTGAAGAGCTTAATCTTCACCGACTATGGGTAGAAATTTTTCAAATATCGACAGAAAATATAGCATTATTTGAACAAATGAATTTTAAAAAAGAAGGCGTTTTGAGAGATAAAGCATGGAGAAGTGGAAAATGGTGGAGCTCTATTATCTATTCAAAACTCTCAAATGAATACAAAAATGAATCAAATTAA
- a CDS encoding DegT/DnrJ/EryC1/StrS family aminotransferase, with amino-acid sequence MENGGALLSIQNSQMNTKMNQIKLFDPVVSGEEESSIKKIFKNGFWASGAGIGRVNDFEKKFRAYVNSKDCIAVNSGTAALHLALSVLDIKNKEVILPSLSFVSTAHAVVYNGGKPIFAEVDPQTLCIDPSDIKKKITKNTKAILPVHFAGMPANLSQLKHIKEEFDLALIEDAAHACGAKYAGKKIGSHGDMVCFSFHPVKNLAMPSGGLISVNRSDHRNLRKIFSSKRWCGITDRKDVSYDIKDLGWNFYMNEFSAAIGLIQLKKLDRLNSKRKKIAKRFHNEIHLEQKIPYDKNCSYHFYWILLKNRDRFRKKMKSVGIETGIHYQPIHKFSMYDKHSNLPITEKIGNSIVALPTHPNLSDSDLDLIIDSVNKFS; translated from the coding sequence GTGGAAAATGGTGGAGCTCTATTATCTATTCAAAACTCTCAAATGAATACAAAAATGAATCAAATTAAATTATTTGATCCAGTAGTATCTGGCGAAGAGGAATCATCAATAAAAAAAATTTTTAAAAATGGATTTTGGGCGTCTGGTGCCGGGATAGGACGTGTCAACGATTTTGAAAAAAAATTTCGCGCATATGTGAATTCAAAAGATTGTATTGCTGTGAATAGTGGAACAGCTGCATTACATCTTGCGCTTTCCGTATTGGATATTAAAAATAAAGAAGTTATTCTGCCCTCACTTTCTTTTGTGAGTACAGCTCATGCAGTTGTATATAATGGTGGAAAACCGATCTTTGCAGAAGTAGATCCGCAAACCCTCTGCATCGATCCCTCTGACATAAAGAAAAAAATCACCAAGAATACCAAAGCCATATTGCCTGTTCACTTTGCAGGTATGCCTGCAAATTTATCTCAACTAAAACACATCAAAGAAGAGTTTGATTTAGCACTAATCGAGGATGCTGCTCATGCATGTGGTGCTAAATATGCCGGCAAAAAAATAGGCTCACATGGAGATATGGTATGTTTTAGCTTTCATCCCGTAAAAAATCTTGCAATGCCGTCTGGTGGATTGATTTCAGTTAATCGTTCTGATCATAGAAATCTGAGAAAAATCTTTTCATCAAAAAGATGGTGTGGAATAACTGATAGGAAAGATGTATCTTATGATATAAAAGATCTAGGTTGGAATTTCTATATGAATGAATTTTCTGCTGCAATCGGGTTAATACAATTAAAAAAACTAGATCGCTTAAACAGTAAACGAAAGAAAATTGCAAAAAGATTTCATAATGAAATTCATCTAGAACAAAAAATTCCATATGATAAAAACTGCTCGTATCACTTTTACTGGATTTTATTAAAAAATAGGGATCGATTTAGAAAGAAAATGAAAAGTGTTGGTATTGAGACTGGAATACATTATCAACCAATTCACAAATTTTCAATGTATGATAAACATTCCAATCTCCCAATAACTGAAAAAATAGGAAATTCAATAGTAGCTCTTCCCACACATCCTAATCTTTCTGATTCTGATCTTGATTTGATCATTGACTCAGTTAACAAATTTTCATAA
- a CDS encoding GNAT family N-acetyltransferase, producing MSKLKSKKVVMYGKHVNFYTITKNDLRTLQRWRNSNDIFAYNTQYVLLNMINQENWYETLQKNSDRIMFMVTNKLDNPIGVCGLIHVDLNDKTASIAIIIGEKKFQSKGFGTAALQMLIDYGFNKLKLHRLEAEVFEYNETSIKLFKKMNFTQEIVLRNSLWRRGKWWNTFLFSILRNEHVKI from the coding sequence ATGAGCAAATTAAAATCTAAAAAAGTTGTAATGTATGGAAAACATGTAAATTTTTATACAATCACAAAAAATGATCTGAGAACTCTACAAAGATGGAGAAATTCTAATGATATATTTGCATATAATACTCAATATGTTCTTCTTAACATGATTAACCAAGAAAATTGGTATGAAACACTGCAAAAAAATTCTGATCGTATTATGTTTATGGTCACCAATAAATTGGATAATCCGATAGGAGTATGTGGTTTAATTCATGTTGATCTGAATGATAAAACTGCATCTATTGCAATAATCATAGGCGAAAAAAAATTCCAGAGTAAAGGATTTGGTACAGCGGCTTTACAAATGTTGATTGATTATGGATTCAACAAATTAAAACTACATCGACTGGAGGCTGAGGTTTTCGAATATAATGAAACTTCAATAAAACTTTTTAAAAAAATGAACTTTACACAAGAAATAGTGTTACGCAACTCATTATGGCGAAGAGGTAAGTGGTGGAATACTTTTCTTTTTTCAATTCTACGAAATGAACACGTGAAAATTTAA
- a CDS encoding SIS domain-containing protein, with the protein MNKFDSYGMYKVYDRWPEIAKESYNTDLAQINFEKISHIVLTGMGGSGTINDIFSSILSKTNIHVDVVKGYHIPNTINANTLVVTTSVSGNTAESLTVLNSAKNTGSKIIAFSSGGKMEEYCKANKIEHRHISTYHSPRASLTSFLFAMLKILQPIITIKKTDVVESIENLEYIQEKISSANLTSENSALSLADWISNIPVIYYPWGLQAAAIRFKNSLQENAKMHAMAEDIIEACHNGIVAWQRQSDLKPILIRGEDDYVKTKERWTIIKEYFEQNKIEYKEISSANGSILSKIIGLIYLLDYSTIYRAVISGIDPTPVNAINFVKSRSK; encoded by the coding sequence TTGAATAAATTTGACTCATATGGAATGTACAAGGTTTATGATAGATGGCCTGAGATTGCAAAGGAAAGTTACAATACGGATCTTGCACAAATCAATTTTGAGAAAATTTCACATATTGTTTTGACTGGAATGGGTGGGTCAGGAACAATTAATGACATATTTTCTTCCATATTATCCAAGACAAATATTCACGTTGATGTTGTGAAAGGATATCATATTCCAAATACGATAAATGCTAACACTCTGGTAGTCACTACTAGCGTATCTGGGAATACTGCCGAATCTCTGACGGTATTAAATTCAGCTAAGAATACAGGTAGTAAAATAATCGCATTTTCTAGTGGCGGTAAAATGGAAGAATACTGTAAGGCAAATAAAATAGAACACAGACATATTTCCACATATCATTCTCCAAGAGCTTCATTGACATCATTTCTATTCGCGATGTTAAAAATTTTACAACCTATAATTACAATAAAAAAAACAGATGTCGTTGAATCAATCGAGAATTTAGAGTATATACAAGAGAAAATATCATCTGCAAATCTTACTTCAGAGAACTCAGCACTAAGTCTTGCAGACTGGATTTCAAACATTCCAGTGATCTACTATCCTTGGGGACTTCAAGCAGCTGCAATTAGATTTAAAAATTCTCTTCAAGAGAATGCAAAAATGCATGCCATGGCAGAAGATATCATAGAAGCTTGTCATAATGGAATTGTCGCTTGGCAAAGGCAGTCTGATCTTAAACCCATTTTGATCAGAGGGGAAGACGATTACGTAAAGACAAAAGAACGATGGACCATCATCAAAGAATACTTTGAACAAAATAAAATTGAGTATAAAGAAATTTCTTCTGCTAATGGGAGCATATTGTCAAAGATAATCGGTTTGATCTACTTGCTTGATTACTCCACGATATATCGTGCTGTAATCTCAGGAATTGATCCTACTCCCGTTAACGCAATTAATTTTGTAAAAAGCCGAAGTAAATAG
- the mtnA gene encoding S-methyl-5-thioribose-1-phosphate isomerase: MPLLRTIEWKNNKVVMIDQTKLPVELVRVEYSDYLDVANAIKTLIIRGAPAIGVAGAFGLALASLQSKSSTKEQLISDLEIAKKILFETRPTAVNLAWGLEQIMMVAKKGNTVSEIQNLIINTAKQMAEDDIKINMTMGKYGSELFSNNDTIMTHCNAGSLATVAYGTALGVIRATKESGKNIKVIATETRPVQQGSRLTAFELKHDGFDVSLIPDTAVGYSMANKLVNKVVVGADRVLRTGHVYNKIGTYQVALMAKQHGIPFYVAAPLSTFDMKSSPQEVIIEQRKGTEVTQIGDRKTAPDGINVINPAFDMTPPELISGIITEAGVAKPPFEESIKKLFEAKK; this comes from the coding sequence TTGCCCCTATTAAGAACTATAGAGTGGAAAAATAACAAAGTGGTGATGATTGATCAGACCAAACTTCCTGTGGAGCTTGTACGTGTAGAATATTCTGATTATTTGGATGTCGCAAATGCAATCAAGACTTTGATTATTAGGGGAGCTCCGGCCATTGGTGTTGCAGGTGCATTTGGATTGGCATTGGCCTCGCTTCAAAGTAAATCCAGCACAAAAGAACAACTAATCTCTGATCTAGAGATCGCAAAAAAAATTCTCTTTGAGACAAGACCTACTGCAGTAAATCTGGCATGGGGTCTTGAGCAAATTATGATGGTAGCAAAAAAAGGTAACACTGTTTCAGAAATACAAAATCTCATAATAAATACGGCAAAGCAAATGGCGGAAGATGATATCAAAATTAACATGACTATGGGAAAATACGGTTCAGAATTATTTTCCAACAATGATACAATAATGACTCACTGCAATGCCGGATCTCTAGCTACTGTGGCATATGGAACTGCATTGGGAGTAATACGAGCTACAAAGGAAAGTGGAAAAAACATCAAAGTAATCGCAACCGAAACTCGACCTGTACAACAAGGATCACGTTTAACTGCATTTGAGCTAAAACACGATGGATTTGACGTCAGTCTGATTCCGGACACTGCTGTTGGTTATTCCATGGCAAATAAGCTAGTAAACAAAGTGGTTGTAGGTGCAGACAGAGTGTTACGAACCGGCCATGTGTATAACAAGATTGGAACATATCAAGTTGCATTAATGGCAAAACAGCACGGAATTCCATTCTATGTAGCAGCACCCTTGTCCACATTTGATATGAAAAGCAGCCCACAAGAAGTCATAATAGAGCAACGAAAGGGAACCGAAGTAACACAAATTGGCGATAGAAAGACAGCACCAGATGGAATTAATGTGATAAATCCCGCATTCGATATGACTCCACCAGAACTTATCTCGGGCATAATCACAGAAGCAGGCGTTGCAAAACCACCATTTGAAGAATCCATCAAAAAATTATTTGAAGCTAAGAAATAG
- a CDS encoding PqqD family peptide modification chaperone has protein sequence MSVNAEQVRESLTRCMDPEVPLNIVEMGLIYGIDITPSNDVNIKMTLTTQGCPLHQTLVQDVTRYVKKVPGVNDVKVDIVWNPPWTMDKMSESAKAKLKSMSSGNSPAPIDYETALPQGVGSLVQQEDGGMVLANEHNQGFMVNQAIIDFWKSCNGQRKITELVDIFAQKTGLQRSQVEKEVIQLIGQLRDGGLIIIPQPETPNVQFRK, from the coding sequence ATGTCAGTTAATGCCGAGCAAGTAAGGGAATCTCTTACCAGGTGTATGGATCCAGAAGTCCCACTAAACATTGTGGAAATGGGACTCATTTATGGAATCGACATTACGCCATCAAATGACGTCAATATCAAAATGACTCTGACCACTCAAGGCTGTCCGTTGCATCAAACACTAGTTCAAGATGTGACAAGATATGTAAAAAAGGTTCCAGGCGTTAATGATGTCAAAGTGGACATTGTCTGGAATCCTCCATGGACAATGGACAAAATGTCAGAATCTGCCAAAGCCAAACTCAAGAGCATGTCATCTGGGAATAGCCCTGCACCAATAGATTATGAAACAGCACTACCTCAAGGTGTCGGCTCTTTGGTACAACAAGAAGACGGTGGAATGGTTTTGGCAAATGAGCACAATCAGGGATTCATGGTAAATCAGGCAATCATTGATTTCTGGAAGTCATGCAATGGACAACGCAAGATCACAGAGCTGGTAGATATATTTGCACAAAAAACAGGACTTCAAAGATCCCAAGTTGAAAAGGAAGTAATCCAATTAATTGGCCAGCTAAGAGATGGTGGTCTCATTATAATACCGCAACCTGAAACACCAAATGTTCAATTTAGAAAATAA
- a CDS encoding aminotransferase class I/II-fold pyridoxal phosphate-dependent enzyme: MKVSKKVAGVEYAIRDIVTAARQVEKQGKKITYLNIGDPVQYGFQPPTNVKDAMIKSIREGNNYYAQSEGLPELREAISLKEKSKGLSVSADDILVTNGVSEALDMVMSSIVEEGDEVLLPGPYYPPYASYVRLHGGKPVEFAVDLKNSTPDIDDIKSKITPKTVAICLISPNNPTGAVFSEKSLKELVDIANQHDLYIICDEIYDQIVFDEKFTGIGKVSGDSPIILLNGFSKVHLMSGWRIGYIAFNNSPKLVPIRENLPKLARVRISTNLPVQYAALESLRGSQGYVSEFVSELKKRRDFVVKRLNSIPGLSCSNPKGAFYAFPKIETNPYKTDQEFVMELLRETGVLTVHGSGFGTQYGSGYFRIVFLPDLNTLDFALNEIERFCQ; encoded by the coding sequence ATGAAAGTCTCAAAAAAAGTAGCTGGAGTAGAATATGCAATACGAGATATCGTAACTGCTGCACGCCAAGTCGAAAAACAGGGAAAAAAAATCACGTATCTCAATATCGGAGACCCGGTACAATATGGATTCCAACCACCAACAAATGTCAAGGATGCAATGATCAAATCCATCCGGGAAGGCAACAACTATTACGCACAATCCGAAGGTTTGCCTGAGCTTCGAGAGGCAATCTCACTAAAAGAAAAGTCAAAGGGATTGTCGGTATCTGCTGATGATATTTTGGTAACAAATGGAGTCTCGGAAGCTCTAGACATGGTAATGTCGTCTATTGTAGAGGAAGGAGACGAGGTGTTGCTCCCAGGACCATATTATCCACCATACGCATCATATGTCAGGTTACATGGAGGCAAACCAGTAGAATTCGCAGTGGATCTCAAAAATTCCACACCAGACATTGATGATATCAAATCAAAGATTACACCAAAAACAGTCGCAATATGTCTTATTTCTCCAAACAATCCGACAGGCGCGGTATTTTCTGAAAAATCATTAAAGGAATTAGTCGACATCGCAAATCAACATGATCTGTACATAATCTGTGATGAGATATACGACCAAATCGTATTTGATGAGAAATTTACAGGAATCGGCAAGGTATCTGGGGATTCACCAATTATACTGTTAAATGGATTCTCAAAGGTTCATCTCATGTCTGGCTGGAGAATTGGCTATATTGCGTTTAATAATTCGCCAAAACTTGTACCGATACGCGAGAATCTGCCCAAACTTGCTCGTGTAAGAATCTCTACTAATCTGCCGGTCCAATATGCTGCACTAGAGTCATTGCGCGGCTCACAGGGTTATGTCTCTGAATTTGTGTCCGAGCTCAAAAAGAGGCGGGACTTTGTAGTAAAACGACTAAATTCTATTCCGGGATTGTCATGTTCAAACCCAAAGGGCGCATTCTATGCCTTTCCAAAAATAGAAACCAATCCATACAAGACTGATCAGGAATTTGTAATGGAATTACTAAGGGAAACTGGCGTGCTGACCGTTCATGGATCTGGGTTTGGAACACAATATGGGAGCGGATATTTTCGAATAGTGTTTTTGCCTGATCTGAATACGTTGGACTTTGCTCTAAACGAAATCGAAAGATTTTGTCAATAG
- a CDS encoding pyridoxamine 5'-phosphate oxidase family protein, which translates to MHKVRFLKKQKILHLATIDSKGMPHLVPVWYKYIGKKFYIGTNTKTSKAKNIAKNNKICFCVDAGVWSPIDGMMGTGRAKLIRDNYKVKKIAGQILLRYFKTLKGKSAKQLLDQTNCVIEITPLKVTSWHY; encoded by the coding sequence ATGCATAAAGTTCGATTCCTAAAAAAGCAAAAAATTCTACATTTAGCTACAATAGACAGTAAGGGTATGCCACATCTAGTCCCAGTGTGGTACAAGTACATCGGAAAAAAATTCTATATCGGTACAAACACCAAAACTAGCAAGGCAAAAAACATTGCAAAAAACAACAAGATTTGTTTTTGTGTGGATGCTGGAGTTTGGTCACCAATTGATGGTATGATGGGCACAGGCAGGGCAAAACTAATCAGAGACAATTACAAGGTCAAAAAAATTGCAGGTCAAATCTTGCTTCGTTATTTCAAGACATTAAAAGGAAAATCAGCAAAACAATTATTGGATCAGACGAATTGTGTAATAGAGATCACACCACTAAAGGTCACAAGCTGGCACTATTGA
- the npdG gene encoding NADPH-dependent F420 reductase — MKIGIIGGTGGMGKGFALRWCKNHEILIGSRDTQRASDAANEYLQTAKQAFGNINGTISGTDNDSVATQSDVLILSIPYENIDSVCSGLLGKIKDSCTVISPIVPMTKTDIGFEFIPLKENKPFSHQMVQKHMKNKNKLVSAFHVISEKKLVDPTFTLDYDIFVCGDDKESIDVVNSMIGEISGLRPIFLGSGALAYLAEISTPLLLNAMIKNKMKNPGIKIL, encoded by the coding sequence TTGAAAATAGGGATTATTGGTGGTACTGGCGGCATGGGCAAAGGCTTTGCTCTGCGGTGGTGCAAAAATCACGAAATCTTGATCGGCTCAAGAGATACACAAAGAGCATCAGACGCAGCCAACGAGTATTTACAAACAGCAAAACAGGCATTTGGAAACATAAATGGAACAATATCGGGCACAGACAATGATTCGGTTGCGACTCAAAGCGATGTTTTGATTTTATCAATACCATATGAGAACATCGACTCGGTGTGTTCTGGCCTTTTGGGAAAAATAAAAGACAGCTGCACAGTCATATCACCAATCGTGCCAATGACAAAGACAGACATTGGGTTTGAGTTCATCCCTCTTAAGGAGAACAAACCATTCTCACACCAAATGGTTCAAAAACACATGAAAAACAAAAACAAGCTAGTCTCTGCGTTTCATGTGATATCGGAAAAAAAGCTAGTCGATCCTACGTTTACTCTGGATTATGATATTTTTGTGTGCGGAGACGACAAGGAGTCCATTGATGTTGTAAATAGCATGATTGGGGAGATTAGTGGCCTCAGGCCAATATTTCTGGGCTCTGGCGCATTGGCATATCTGGCAGAAATATCAACCCCGCTGTTGCTCAATGCCATGATAAAGAACAAGATGAAAAACCCCGGAATAAAAATTCTCTAA
- a CDS encoding histidine phosphatase family protein codes for MRHGQAKNNTSRVLAGRSPDVPLTEKGVNQAIEIGKFLKSLDISHIYASPIERAHKTAEIVGSHVGLPTTIDERLYELEMGKFSGMAYDDLFAKHGNVFLKFYQGDPTIEENGVETFDQVKKRVLGMVDHVKKEHSGKNVLLVTHMDPIKAMISNVLNLNARSLFELIIANASLTIIREEQGKFSLSAINAMNSDRYNQGPF; via the coding sequence TTGCGCCATGGCCAAGCAAAAAATAACACATCACGAGTCTTGGCAGGAAGATCTCCAGATGTTCCATTAACAGAAAAAGGAGTCAATCAGGCAATTGAAATTGGCAAATTCCTAAAGTCACTTGACATTTCACACATTTACGCAAGCCCAATTGAGCGGGCTCACAAGACAGCGGAAATAGTCGGCAGTCATGTTGGATTGCCTACCACCATAGATGAAAGATTATACGAGCTGGAAATGGGCAAGTTCTCTGGCATGGCATATGATGATCTGTTTGCAAAACACGGAAATGTATTTCTGAAATTTTACCAAGGCGATCCTACTATTGAGGAAAACGGAGTGGAAACCTTTGATCAGGTCAAAAAAAGAGTCTTGGGTATGGTGGATCACGTCAAAAAGGAGCACTCTGGCAAAAACGTCCTGCTAGTAACCCACATGGATCCAATCAAAGCAATGATATCAAATGTCCTAAATCTAAACGCTCGATCCCTCTTTGAGCTGATAATTGCAAATGCTTCACTGACAATAATTCGAGAAGAGCAAGGAAAGTTTTCCTTGTCTGCAATCAATGCAATGAACTCTGATCGATACAACCAAGGACCTTTCTAA
- a CDS encoding heme transporter CcmD — protein sequence MSGHSNWPEWIYIGVVICLLAYVGAEAWNVERIVEHVPAEAEVIKVVGQQWFWTFEHEDGTKEVGELHVKKGKPYKFEVTAKDVNHAFNIHDYVVLQDAIVGRINTVWFAPDKAGEFTIQCREYCGLLHYNMRATLYVEE from the coding sequence ATGAGCGGACACTCTAATTGGCCTGAATGGATTTACATCGGCGTTGTGATTTGCTTGCTGGCTTATGTTGGGGCGGAAGCATGGAATGTGGAGAGAATTGTAGAGCATGTTCCTGCAGAAGCCGAGGTAATCAAAGTGGTAGGTCAGCAGTGGTTTTGGACATTTGAGCATGAAGATGGAACCAAAGAGGTAGGGGAATTACATGTCAAAAAAGGCAAACCATACAAATTTGAGGTAACTGCCAAAGATGTCAACCACGCATTCAACATTCATGACTATGTAGTATTACAGGATGCCATAGTAGGCAGAATCAACACAGTTTGGTTTGCACCAGACAAGGCAGGAGAATTTACCATCCAGTGCAGAGAATACTGCGGACTATTACACTATAACATGAGGGCCACACTATACGTGGAGGAATAA
- a CDS encoding cytochrome c oxidase subunit I → MVLELAKPRPIWQIMFSTHHTDVGLLYTITSLTFFFLGGALALGIRAELFLPGSQIIADSMTFNRMFTVHGTTLIFLFLLPFASAVGNYFVPIMVRYKDMAYPKLNAVAFWMIPPAGALIWLGFADFTWYATPPYSAIRSPGPAADMWIFAQKILGVSSILGAINFIVTILKCKHPDLPLSKVPLLAWSFLSSSLIIIVAVPTFAAALVMLLTDRLGVSGFFDPSKGGDPIAYQHLFWFTFHPEVYVLVIPAIGMMYEIIPRFSRRPIFSQSSGIFAFVMLAIVGFSSWAHHMYATGMSFTEKTVFMIGTLAAVPASAMHVFNFVATMWGARIRFATPMMWAVGGIALFFSAGAGGVANAAMPFDFITHDSYWVVGHFHLFVMGTIAFGSIGFLYYMFPFITGRMYNETMGKIHFIMSMAGTVMVFFTQHVLGLYGMPRRVFDYIPLPEYIIMNQIASVGAMIIGVSMALWIFNMIYSSAKGKEANMDDPWALGGKYYFPHQAKTPHH, encoded by the coding sequence ATGGTCCTAGAACTAGCAAAACCGCGACCAATCTGGCAGATAATGTTCTCGACTCACCACACAGATGTCGGATTATTGTATACAATCACTTCACTAACATTCTTCTTCTTGGGCGGTGCACTGGCACTAGGAATCAGGGCAGAACTGTTCTTGCCTGGAAGCCAGATTATCGCTGACTCAATGACGTTTAATCGAATGTTTACCGTTCATGGAACGACTCTGATCTTTTTGTTCCTCTTACCGTTTGCATCTGCAGTTGGCAACTATTTTGTTCCAATCATGGTCCGATACAAAGACATGGCATATCCAAAACTAAATGCAGTTGCATTCTGGATGATTCCGCCAGCAGGCGCACTAATCTGGCTTGGATTTGCTGACTTTACTTGGTACGCAACACCGCCATACTCTGCGATCCGCTCTCCAGGACCAGCAGCCGACATGTGGATATTTGCCCAAAAGATATTGGGAGTGTCCTCGATTTTAGGAGCAATCAACTTTATAGTTACGATACTCAAATGCAAACACCCGGACTTGCCACTAAGCAAGGTACCATTACTGGCTTGGTCGTTTTTGAGCTCATCTCTGATTATTATAGTAGCAGTTCCTACATTTGCTGCCGCACTCGTAATGTTGCTAACTGACAGACTTGGCGTATCTGGATTCTTTGATCCATCAAAAGGCGGTGACCCGATAGCATACCAACACTTGTTCTGGTTTACGTTCCATCCTGAGGTGTATGTTCTGGTAATTCCAGCAATTGGAATGATGTATGAGATAATCCCTAGATTCTCAAGAAGGCCAATATTTAGCCAAAGCTCCGGCATCTTTGCGTTTGTGATGCTGGCAATAGTTGGATTCTCTTCATGGGCTCACCACATGTATGCAACAGGCATGTCATTTACAGAAAAAACAGTATTCATGATTGGAACACTGGCCGCAGTTCCGGCATCCGCAATGCACGTATTCAACTTTGTAGCCACAATGTGGGGTGCAAGAATTCGATTTGCAACACCAATGATGTGGGCAGTAGGAGGAATCGCTTTGTTCTTCTCAGCAGGAGCCGGCGGTGTAGCAAATGCGGCAATGCCATTTGACTTTATCACACACGACTCGTACTGGGTAGTTGGACACTTTCACTTATTTGTGATGGGAACAATTGCATTTGGCTCTATTGGCTTCCTATACTACATGTTCCCATTCATCACAGGAAGAATGTACAATGAAACCATGGGCAAGATTCACTTTATCATGTCGATGGCAGGAACTGTCATGGTCTTTTTCACACAACACGTACTTGGATTATACGGCATGCCAAGAAGAGTTTTCGATTACATACCATTACCGGAATACATCATAATGAACCAAATCGCATCAGTTGGTGCAATGATAATTGGCGTCAGCATGGCGCTATGGATTTTCAACATGATATACAGCTCAGCCAAAGGCAAGGAAGCAAACATGGATGATCCATGGGCACTAGGCGGCAAATACTACTTCCCACATCAGGCAAAGACACCACACCATTAG